The Acropora palmata chromosome 10, jaAcrPala1.3, whole genome shotgun sequence genome contains a region encoding:
- the LOC141895645 gene encoding FACT complex subunit SSRP1-like yields MATDVLEYNDIYLLVRGALNDGRLKFHKGGVIFRANKTGKVDQVAFADIESVQWMRVARGFELKVSLTNGVQFKFEGFKESDFDQLSAFMKKHFLMDVEEVDLSVKGWNWGVAKFKGSSLAFEVDEKPAFIVPLKDVSQATTGKNEVTLEFHQHDDAQICLMEMRFYIPATTDGSTEDPVKHFHEQVLQKADIIQATGDAIVTLPDVACLTPRGRYSMKVFPSFLQLHGKTYDYKIPYTSVLRLFLLPHKDQRFMFFVVSMDPPIKQGQTRYPFLIIQFEKDEEFDVKLNLAEQELNEKYEGKITQEMSGPIYEIVSRLMKAVIGRRITVPGTFKSHAGISCITCSYKAGSGMLYPLERGFIFVHKPPVHVRFDEISSVNFARVQGGGGSSRSFDFEVETKSGATYVFSSIEKEEYIKLFDFVSGKNLRIKNTGKNKGSSAKYEDELMAGSDEDTHDAYLAQVKAEGAERDEDDSDSSEGDSDVSFAPESGAEDQDIREEFESDPSSSESGSGSEQEEKPKLKKEKEKKKKSPEKKRKSSEPSTSKPPKKKAKVAAEKPEGNKKKKAKKDKDAPKRPMTAYMLWMNDIRAKIKEDNPGISVTELSKKAGEMWKTVGDKTKWQEKAQEAKKKYEEDMKAYKAKKANEPDDKSEEESKPKKKGAVKEFMDKKKENNKKKTSSPRKSGDSQKFKSAEFVETDDSSSENEGDKAKSKAKPKAKAKPEKAKSKKDSDEESEEEVEESEEEEEEEDISDGSDSD; encoded by the exons ATGGCCACAGATGTTTTGGAATACAATGATATATATCTCCTTGTGCGAGGAGCTCTG AATGATGGTCGCTTGAAGTTTCATAAAGGAGGGGTGATATTTAGAGCCAACAAAACTGGCAAAGTTGATCAAGTAGCATTTGCTGATATTGAATCAGTACAATGGATGAGAGTTGCCAGAGGATTTGAACTGAAAGTTTCTTTGACAAATGGTGTGCAGTTCAAGTTTGAAGGCTTCAAAGAATCT GACTTTGACCAGTTGTCTGCATTTATGAAGAAACACTTTTTAATGGATGTAGAAGAAGTGGACCTCTCTGTTAAAGGATGGAATTGGGGAGTGGCAAAATTCAAAG GTTCCTCTCTTGCATTTGAAGTTGATGAGAAACCAGCATTCATTGTTCCACTGAAGGATGTCTCCCAGGCAACCACTG GGAAAAATGAAGTCACTCTAGAGTTTCACCAACACGACGATGCCCAAATCTGCCTCATGGAGATGAGGTTTTACATCCCAGCTACAACAGATGGTTCTACTGAAGACCCAGTCAAA CATTTCCATGAGCAGGTTCTTCAGAAAGCTGACATTATTCAAGCAACAGGAGATGCGATTGTTACACTTCCTGATGTGGCTTGTCTTACACCAAG AGGACGATACTCCATGAAAGTGTTTCCGTCATTCCTCCAACTTCATGGCAAAACCTACGACTACAAGATTCCCTATACATCAGTATTGCGACTTTTCCTCCTTCCACATAAAGATCAAAGatttatgttttttgtt GTCAGCATGGATCCACCAATCAAACAAGGCCAGACCAGATATCCATTTTTGATTATACAGTTTGAAAAGGATGAGGAATTCGATGTGAAGCTCAATTTGGCAGA ACAAGAACTAAATGAGAAATACGAGGGAAAGATTACACAAGAGATGAGTGGTCCAATCTATGAAATAGTCAGCAGATTAATGAAGGCTGTTATAGGAAGACGAATAACAGTTCCTGGAACATTTAAAAG TCATGCAGGGATAAGCTGCATAACGTGCTCCTACAAAGCGGGGAGTGGAATGCTGTATCCACTGGAAAGAGGCTTCATTTTTGTGCACAAACCTCCCGTTCATGTCCGCTTTGACGAGATATCATCAGTAAATTTTGCTCGTGTTCAAGGTGGAGGAGGATCCAGTCGATCATTTGACTTTGAAGTGGAAACTAAGTCAGGTGCAACTTATGTCTTCAGCAGCATTGAAAA AGAGGAGTACATCAAACTGTTTGACTTTGTCAGTGGAAAGAATCTGAGAATAAAGAACACCGGCAAG AACAAAGGTTCGTCTGCTAAATATGAAGATGAATTAATGGCTGGTTCCGATGAAGACACGCATGATGCTTACTTGGCTCAAGTGAAAGCAGAAGGTGCAGAACGAGATGAGGATGATTCGGATTCGAGCGAAGGAG ATTCCGATGTTTCATTTGCTCCCGAAAGTGGTGCTGAGGACCAAGATATCCGAGAAGA ATTTGAGAGTGACCCGTCTTCTTCTGAGAGCGGTTCGGGATCCGAACAGGAAGAGAAACCCAAACTTAAAaaggagaaggaaaagaaaaagaaatctccagaaaagaaaagaaagagttcTGAACCAAGCACTAGCAAGCCGCCGAAAAAGAAGGCCAAGGTTGCG GCAGAGAAACCCgaaggaaacaagaaaaagaaagcaaagaaagataaagatgCTCCTAAGCGGCCGATGACTGCCTATATGTTATGGATGAATGATATCCGGGCGAAAATTAAAGAAGATAATCCAGGTATCTCAGTGACAGAACTTTCTAAGAAAGCAGGAGAGATGTGGAAAACTGTAGGGGATAAAACG AAATGGCAAGAGAAGGCTCAAGAAGCCAAGAAAAAGTACGAAGAAGACATGAAAGCTTACAAAGCCAAAAAAGCCAACGAGCCGGATGATAAGAGTGAAGAAGAATCCAAACCGAAAAAGAAAGGCGCGGTCAAGGAGTTCATGgataagaaaaaagagaacaacaaaaagaaaacgagtTCGCCCCGAAAATCGGGTGACTCGCAGAAGTTTAAGAGCGCAGAGTTTGTGGAAACTGACGATAGCTCTTCAGAAAATGAAGGGGAT AAAGCCAAATCAAAAGCGAAGCCCAAAGCAAAGGCGAAACCTGAAAAAGCAAAGAGCAAGAAAGATTCCGACGAGGAATCTGAAGAGGAGGTGGAAGAatcagaagaagaagaagaagaagaggataTTAGTGATGGGTCTGATTCAGATTGA